The Euphorbia lathyris chromosome 2, ddEupLath1.1, whole genome shotgun sequence genome includes a window with the following:
- the LOC136218670 gene encoding 1-aminocyclopropane-1-carboxylate oxidase homolog 1-like, with product MVVTGDSSSKTYDRYTELKRFDESRSGVKGIVDSGITQIPKIFIRPPDDDLITGKQNRDVKAKFKIPVIDLKDMKERRREAVEEVKRAAEEVGFFQLVNHGIDNRVLEETLEAVRGFHELPQAVKDNYYTRESTKKVKYGSNFDLYTSKYANWRDTLFCVMTPDPLDPRDLPQVCRDGIMEYSKEMLKLGRNLFELLSEALGLNSGHLKELDCEKGQAVLGHYYPACPEPELTMGTTKHSDPDFLTILLQDEIGGLQIFHENCWIDVPPLHGALVVNIGDLLQLISNDKFKSVEHRVLANNVGPRLSVACFFTPHLHPTTRKYGPIPQLLSQDNPPIYCQTTIKDFVTYYDSKGLDGTSALTHFKLQT from the exons ATGGTGGTCACCGGAGATTCCTCCAGTAAGACATATGACCGTTACACGGAACTCAAAAGGTTCGACGAGTCAAGATCTGGCGTCAAAGGCATAGTTGATTCGGGCATCACTCAAATTCCCAAAATATTCATCCGTCCACCTGATGATGACCTCATCACCGGCAAGCAGAATAGAGATGTAAAAGCTAAGTTCAAAATTCCTGTGATCGACCTTAAGGACATGAAAGAGCGGCGCAGAGAGGCGGTGGAGGAAGTGAAACGGGCAGCAGAGGAGGTAGGGTTCTTCCAATTGGTGAACCATGGGATAGATAACAGGGTACTGGAGGAGACCTTAGAGGCGGTCCGTGGGTTCCACGAGTTACCACAGGCGGTTAAGGATAATTATTATACTAGAGAATCTACTAAGAAGGTGAAGTATGGGAGTAATTTCGATTTGTACACATCAAAGTATGCCAATTGGAGGGACACTTTATTTTGTGTTATGACACCTGACCCGCTTGATCCGCGAGACTTGCCTCAGGTTTGCAG AGATGGGATAATGGAGTACTCAAAAGAGATGTTGAAATTAGGGAGAAATTTGTTTGAATTACTATCGGAGGCACTTGGATTGAATTCTGGGCATCTAAAAGAGTTGGATTGTGAGAAAGGGCAAGCAGTGTTGGGTCATTATTATCCAGCATGTCCTGAGCCTGAACTGACAATGGGTACCACTAAACATTCAGACCCTGATTTCCTGACTATTCTCCTTCAAGACGAAATAGGTGGACTCCAAATATTTCATGAAAATTGTTGGATTGATGTTCCTCCCCTCCATGGAGCTCTGGTAGTCAACATTGGAGATCTTTTACAGCTTATATCAAACGACAAGTTCAAAAGTGTGGAACACAGAGTATTGGCGAATAATGTGGGTCCTAGACTATCAGTAGCATGTTTTTTCACTCCCCATCTTCACCCAACAACAAGGAAGTATGGGCCCATCCCACAATTACTTTCACAAGATAATCCTCCCATTTACTGTCAAACCACTATCAAAGACTTCGTCACATACTATGATTCCAAAGGACTAGATGGGACTTCTGCACTCACACATTTCAAATTGCAAACATAG